The following coding sequences lie in one Hyalangium ruber genomic window:
- a CDS encoding DUF6081 family protein: protein MTMKLRQWVLGAVLLSALVPSAAPADEMSVVWDNFANGFSVDTAGAKWTYFKAGGFTGNNGLTTPYAGGMYVRAPGTNPSTGKPAYTLSVAPEASSGLPGGIDHVKWLAYMNTTSSWGFPGFNVGFREALECSTSLSAQTFGTEYHPFGGLVSNAQDDLRLAGVAMNTVDFESNMVFDFMLTNQRVYVIYERLPFGRTATNHYAAFTYAIPVKARTPSQTHQMTISYDRMARTVTWILDGVVVFTVTQPGYRIDRQWMVIDHGGTEQAVVMRQLNCGMGMFSLLDGSMNWGAGLVRLSSTPGFYFLPPVGTSSALSFADETSQHSSRLFGQGAAFTIGPYYVTRYSTWVDPCPYDPQYPRQRCELQPY from the coding sequence ATGACGATGAAGCTCAGGCAGTGGGTGCTCGGAGCGGTGTTGCTGAGCGCGCTGGTCCCCAGCGCGGCGCCCGCGGACGAGATGTCGGTGGTGTGGGACAACTTCGCCAACGGCTTCTCGGTGGATACAGCCGGCGCGAAGTGGACCTACTTCAAGGCGGGCGGGTTCACGGGCAACAACGGACTGACGACTCCCTATGCGGGCGGGATGTATGTCCGCGCCCCGGGCACCAACCCCAGCACCGGCAAGCCGGCCTACACCCTCAGCGTGGCCCCCGAGGCGTCCAGCGGGCTGCCGGGCGGGATCGACCACGTCAAGTGGTTGGCCTACATGAACACGACGTCTTCCTGGGGTTTCCCGGGCTTCAACGTGGGCTTCCGGGAGGCGCTCGAGTGCAGCACCTCCCTGAGCGCTCAGACGTTCGGCACCGAGTACCACCCCTTCGGAGGGCTGGTGAGCAACGCCCAGGATGACCTGCGCCTGGCCGGAGTCGCGATGAACACCGTCGACTTCGAGAGCAACATGGTCTTCGACTTCATGCTCACCAACCAGCGCGTCTACGTCATCTACGAGCGCCTGCCCTTCGGACGCACCGCGACCAACCACTACGCGGCCTTCACCTACGCCATCCCGGTGAAGGCGCGGACGCCGAGCCAGACCCACCAGATGACGATCTCCTATGATCGCATGGCGCGCACGGTGACGTGGATCCTCGATGGCGTGGTCGTCTTCACCGTCACCCAGCCCGGCTATCGCATCGACCGCCAGTGGATGGTCATCGACCATGGGGGCACGGAGCAGGCGGTGGTCATGCGCCAGCTCAACTGCGGCATGGGCATGTTCTCGCTGCTGGATGGCTCCATGAACTGGGGTGCTGGACTGGTACGGCTGTCCAGCACCCCTGGGTTCTACTTCCTGCCTCCGGTGGGGACTTCGTCCGCGCTCTCGTTCGCGGACGAGACCAGCCAGCACAGCTCGCGGCTCTTCGGGCAGGGCGCGGCGTTCACCATCGGGCCCTACTACGTCACGCGCTACTCGACGTGGGTCGATCCCTGCCCCTATGACCCCCAGTACCCGCGGCAGCGCTGCGAGCTCCAGCCCTACTGA